The following are encoded in a window of Campylobacterota bacterium genomic DNA:
- the rph gene encoding ribonuclease PH: MRENNRAHDQLRPISIQCDQQGYADATILFELGRTKVQASVTLQQGVPPFLKGQGVGWLTAEYAMLPTATHQRTKRESSMAQKNSRNIEISRLIGRSLRTTVDLDSLGEKTIIIDCDVLQADGGTRVSAITAASLALKHACKRWFAQGQTKANIYLTPIAAISAGIVGDDVIVDLTYNEDSNADADFNFVMNTDNNIIEIQGTAEKTPISWQQFELLRIYAQQSIQQLFTECAKITMPELERRLQPATKQLARKREHAQKKPAFFSLGNRMAK, encoded by the coding sequence ATACGAGAAAATAATAGGGCGCATGATCAATTGCGCCCTATTTCAATACAATGCGACCAACAAGGTTATGCCGACGCCACCATCCTTTTTGAGCTGGGCAGAACAAAAGTACAAGCAAGTGTTACCCTCCAACAGGGTGTCCCGCCTTTTTTAAAGGGTCAAGGTGTTGGCTGGTTAACCGCTGAATATGCGATGCTTCCAACAGCAACTCACCAGCGAACTAAACGTGAATCAAGCATGGCTCAAAAAAATTCGCGCAATATAGAAATTTCACGTTTGATTGGCCGTAGCCTGCGCACAACAGTCGACCTTGACAGCTTGGGAGAGAAAACCATTATTATCGACTGTGATGTCTTGCAAGCTGATGGCGGCACTCGTGTCAGTGCAATTACCGCAGCGAGTCTTGCGCTAAAGCACGCATGCAAGCGTTGGTTTGCCCAAGGCCAGACCAAAGCAAATATTTACCTAACACCAATTGCCGCAATTTCTGCTGGTATCGTTGGTGATGACGTTATTGTTGACCTAACATATAACGAAGACAGCAACGCTGATGCCGATTTCAATTTTGTTATGAATACCGATAACAATATTATTGAAATCCAAGGAACCGCTGAAAAGACTCCTATTAGCTGGCAACAGTTTGAACTACTCAGGATCTACGCTCAACAAAGTATTCAACAACTTTTCACTGAGTGTGCAAAAATAACTATGCCCGAACTCGAGCGTAGGTTGCAGCCCGCAACAAAACAACTTGCACGAAAGCGCGAACATGCTCAAAAAAAGCCTGCGTTTTTTAGCCTTGGCAACCGAATGGCTAAGTAG
- the pnp gene encoding polyribonucleotide nucleotidyltransferase, translating to MHKAFQAPELGLEVEIGKYARQADGAVWIKAGKNVVLTTAVGAKEAKDFIGFFPLTVEYRERTSAAGRIPGGYIKREGRLSDIEVLTSRLIDRPIRPLFPHFFFNEVQVLSTVYSSDGKFPTSILGMLSASLALTVSDIPFLGPIGAVQASKKDGKWAFNLDHESVENSDSDIVIAGTENGISMVEGHCNNLAEDELIDLLFSAHEVIKKQVAWQVSIQKELGVQKREVTQTVDWAGWKEKIKNALPSNFIEAFFVSPKKAERNKAVQKLYTDLFSTLSAEMNAEGVSSSVVNYLCDEIFKEALPDAIIKKGKRIDDRPFDRVRDITVETGMLPCVHGSGLFQRGETQVLSSLTLGSGQDSQKIETLIGGSQERCFMLHYNFPPFCTGEVKPIRGVGRREIGHGYLAETSFLNVLPSQEEFPYTVRSITDVLESNGSSSMASVCATTMALMDAGVPIKDMVGGIAMGLVKSSTGDYQVLTDILGTEDGFGLMDFKVTGTKSGIMAFQLDIKDKVGLPREVLVKSLEQARAARLHILEKMSAVMDAPRKEVSPLAPRVFSFKIPQDKIGAIIGPGGKNIKEIIAQTDTQIDIEDDGLVKIYSKDGESLKKAERWVRILAGDIEVGSTFEGIIRRFADFGLFVELVAGKEGLVHVSSIARDKQRTIDQEYKVGDPLTVKVTAYDKETGRIRLVAPELEHQKKN from the coding sequence ATGCACAAAGCATTTCAAGCACCTGAACTTGGACTGGAAGTCGAAATTGGAAAATATGCACGCCAAGCAGATGGTGCTGTATGGATTAAAGCTGGAAAAAATGTTGTTTTGACAACAGCCGTCGGAGCAAAAGAAGCAAAAGACTTCATAGGATTTTTTCCACTCACTGTTGAATACAGAGAGCGTACTTCAGCTGCGGGACGTATTCCTGGTGGTTACATTAAACGAGAAGGCAGACTCAGTGACATTGAGGTTTTAACTTCACGTCTTATTGATCGCCCTATCAGACCACTCTTCCCTCATTTCTTTTTTAATGAAGTTCAAGTTCTTTCAACAGTATATTCATCAGACGGCAAATTTCCAACAAGCATCCTTGGTATGCTGAGTGCATCACTTGCGTTAACCGTTTCAGATATTCCATTCTTAGGGCCAATTGGTGCTGTACAAGCAAGCAAAAAAGACGGTAAGTGGGCATTCAACCTTGACCATGAATCTGTTGAAAATTCCGATTCAGACATTGTCATTGCTGGAACAGAAAATGGCATCAGTATGGTTGAAGGTCACTGCAATAATCTTGCTGAAGATGAATTGATTGACTTATTGTTCTCGGCACATGAGGTCATTAAAAAACAAGTTGCTTGGCAAGTCTCAATCCAGAAAGAGCTTGGTGTACAGAAGCGTGAAGTTACGCAGACTGTTGACTGGGCAGGTTGGAAAGAAAAAATCAAAAATGCATTGCCTTCCAACTTCATTGAGGCATTTTTTGTATCGCCCAAAAAAGCTGAACGTAACAAGGCTGTTCAAAAACTCTACACAGATTTGTTCAGCACACTTTCAGCTGAAATGAATGCTGAAGGGGTTTCATCTTCTGTTGTAAACTACCTGTGTGATGAAATTTTTAAAGAAGCCTTGCCTGATGCCATTATCAAAAAAGGCAAACGTATTGATGATCGCCCATTCGATCGGGTACGTGATATTACTGTTGAAACAGGTATGCTTCCGTGTGTACACGGTTCAGGTCTTTTTCAACGTGGCGAAACTCAAGTACTTTCAAGCTTGACACTTGGAAGTGGACAAGATTCGCAAAAAATTGAGACGCTCATTGGTGGCAGTCAAGAGCGTTGTTTTATGCTTCACTACAACTTCCCACCGTTTTGCACAGGTGAAGTTAAACCGATTCGTGGCGTTGGTAGACGTGAGATTGGTCACGGCTATTTAGCTGAAACATCATTTCTTAACGTTCTCCCTAGCCAGGAAGAGTTCCCTTACACCGTTCGTTCTATTACTGATGTTCTTGAGTCAAACGGCTCATCATCAATGGCAAGCGTGTGTGCAACTACCATGGCATTAATGGACGCCGGAGTACCAATCAAAGACATGGTTGGCGGTATTGCCATGGGGCTTGTTAAAAGCTCAACAGGCGATTACCAAGTGCTTACCGATATTCTTGGCACTGAAGACGGATTTGGTCTTATGGATTTCAAAGTTACCGGAACCAAGAGTGGTATTATGGCCTTCCAGCTCGACATTAAAGATAAAGTCGGCCTACCACGAGAAGTATTGGTCAAATCACTTGAACAAGCGCGCGCTGCACGGCTTCACATCTTAGAAAAAATGAGCGCGGTTATGGACGCACCACGAAAAGAAGTTTCTCCGCTTGCGCCTCGTGTTTTTTCATTTAAAATTCCACAAGACAAAATTGGTGCTATCATTGGACCGGGCGGTAAAAATATTAAAGAAATTATTGCTCAAACAGATACGCAAATCGACATTGAAGATGACGGCCTAGTCAAGATTTACTCCAAAGATGGAGAGTCCTTGAAAAAGGCGGAACGTTGGGTTCGCATTCTTGCTGGCGACATCGAGGTCGGCAGTACGTTTGAAGGTATTATCAGGCGGTTTGCAGACTTTGGTCTTTTTGTTGAACTGGTTGCTGGCAAAGAAGGCTTGGTACACGTCTCAAGTATTGCTCGCGATAAGCAGCGCACTATTGACCAAGAATACAAAGTTGGTGATCCACTGACGGTCAAGGTAACAGCATATGACAAAGAAACTGGCCGTATTCGCTTGGTCGCTCCAGAACTTGAACATCAAAAGAAAAACTAG
- the rpsO gene encoding 30S ribosomal protein S15 — protein MLEKDIKQQLIKEFGKSENDTGSCEVQIALLSKRINDIAGHLKTHPKDVHTKHGLLKLVGKRRTFLKYVKKNNTTGYTNLVTSLKEKGYM, from the coding sequence ATGTTGGAAAAAGACATAAAACAACAACTCATTAAAGAGTTCGGAAAATCTGAAAATGATACCGGCTCATGCGAAGTTCAAATCGCCCTTCTCTCAAAACGCATCAATGACATTGCTGGACACTTGAAAACACATCCTAAAGATGTTCACACAAAGCACGGTCTGTTAAAACTTGTCGGCAAGAGAAGAACCTTCTTGAAGTATGTTAAGAAGAATAACACTACTGGCTATACAAACTTAGTGACTTCGCTTAAAGAAAAAGGATACATGTAA
- the rpoC gene encoding DNA-directed RNA polymerase subunit beta': protein MLERFREYINPSQFNAIRLSIASPEKIKSLSYGEVKKIETINYRTLKPERDGLFCARIFGPVKDWECNCGKYKRMKHRGVTCEKCGVEVIQSRVRRERMGHINLVSPVCHIWFLKGIPSYLSLILNMTVRDLERVIYFDSYIVLHQGHSPYPPKTILSSQEYDEYISANPEDIMFKADMGAEAIRTLLGMLDLNFEVRKIEEEYTQTTSVAIKHRLAKRYKVLHGMLQANTKPEWCILQILPVLPPDLRPLVPLEGGRFASSDLNDLYRRVLNRNIRLKRLIELEAPDVIIKNEKRMLQESVDALIDNGRRGQPVRGSNRRPLKSLSEMLRGKQGRFRQNLLGKRVDYSGRSVIVVDPELHMHQCGLPKLMALELFKPYVYIELFKRELAPNLRVARRLVEEMSPIVWEALEEVVKDRPVLLNRAPTLHRMSIQAFYPILVEGKAIKIHPLVCSAYNADFDGDQMAVHVPLSKKARLETERLILSTQNILTPASGKPLASPSQDMVLGLYYMTKARKNVIGEGLTFANIEEVIYAYQHQQVNIQAPIKLRLESEKIVSTTVGRVLIYEALPKGSNFDWVNKAAKKKDLVNLVSMLYRTFGKAPTVDALDKIKTLGFSYATLGGISLSIDNLMIPDAKEKIVAQAKKDVKKIEDLYLDGAITNGERKDKVVQIWFRATEDVANAMIALLEEEDNTVAANEHKQNTPFNPVFLMLDSGARSTRQQIRQLAGMRGPMAKPSGEIMETPVLANFKEGLTSLEYFVSTHGARKGLADTALKTADSGYLTRRLVDVAQDVVITQKDCQTLGYITISDLKESGDVIVPLIDRAYGRVAAEDVKDPVSGKLIAKQDELFDDALIEKIKDSAITEIAVRSVLTCQAKHGVCSKCYGMDLSTLELVDTGLAVGVIAAQSIGEPGTQLTMRTFHIGGIASGVASHNLHKAGANGKVVYKNVYAVQNRHGTHTVMNRKASLVVASEDGRELGEYNLEYGSILLVKDGTIVTKGDKLAEWEDFKVILTEKAGKVEFVNLIENVTYREHYDEAAKKSSKIILEKRDEKRQPCIVILDNEGGEIARYYLPTGAVLTVADGDKVHGGDVLAKLELEEKKTKDIIGGLPRVAELFEARIPRDPAILSEVDGTVKFSGVHRGMRRITVTTDDNEVIEYNIPRNRHLNVEDGERVKVGDQLSSGAPNVHDILRILGPDEVQKYLVKEIQEIYALQGVHINDKHIELIVRQMLRKVRVIDPGDTKFVVGDRLAKLKLKTINQLMIKDGKKPATTKPLLMGITKASLGTESFLSAASFQETTRILSETSLTGGVDHLYGLKENVLLGKLIPAGTGVSSFKLKYLGEDISEFEQKARDEEKLEIKLDNISLSDSSQQGTEQ from the coding sequence ATGCTTGAACGATTTCGTGAATATATAAATCCTTCACAATTTAATGCAATTCGTCTGAGTATCGCTTCTCCTGAAAAAATAAAATCACTTTCTTATGGAGAAGTGAAAAAGATAGAAACAATTAACTATCGTACGCTTAAGCCAGAACGTGATGGTCTTTTCTGTGCACGAATTTTTGGGCCTGTAAAGGACTGGGAATGTAACTGCGGAAAATACAAACGAATGAAACACCGCGGGGTAACCTGCGAAAAGTGTGGTGTTGAAGTAATTCAGTCACGCGTTCGTCGTGAGCGTATGGGGCATATTAACCTTGTATCTCCCGTTTGTCATATTTGGTTCCTTAAGGGAATCCCAAGTTATTTAAGCTTGATTTTGAATATGACCGTTCGTGATCTTGAACGCGTTATTTACTTTGACAGTTATATCGTTTTGCACCAGGGACATTCTCCTTATCCGCCAAAGACTATACTTTCTAGCCAAGAATATGATGAATACATCAGTGCAAATCCTGAAGATATTATGTTCAAGGCAGACATGGGTGCCGAGGCAATTCGTACACTGTTGGGCATGCTAGATCTGAATTTTGAAGTGCGAAAAATTGAAGAAGAATATACACAAACAACATCAGTAGCTATTAAACATCGCCTTGCAAAGCGCTACAAAGTTTTGCACGGCATGCTGCAAGCAAACACAAAACCTGAGTGGTGTATTCTACAAATACTGCCAGTACTTCCTCCTGATCTACGCCCACTTGTACCACTTGAGGGTGGTCGCTTTGCAAGCTCTGATCTTAACGATCTTTATCGTCGCGTGTTAAACCGTAACATTCGACTCAAACGTCTTATTGAGTTAGAAGCTCCAGACGTTATTATCAAAAATGAAAAACGTATGCTTCAAGAATCTGTTGACGCACTCATCGACAATGGTCGACGCGGTCAACCGGTGCGGGGCTCTAACAGACGTCCACTCAAATCGCTGAGTGAAATGCTTCGTGGTAAGCAGGGTCGCTTTAGGCAAAATCTTCTTGGTAAACGTGTTGACTACTCAGGCCGTTCAGTAATTGTTGTCGACCCTGAGCTTCATATGCACCAGTGCGGGTTACCTAAGCTTATGGCGCTCGAATTATTTAAGCCATATGTTTACATCGAACTGTTTAAGCGCGAACTTGCACCAAACTTGCGTGTTGCCCGACGTCTTGTTGAGGAAATGTCACCCATCGTTTGGGAAGCCTTAGAAGAAGTGGTTAAAGATAGACCTGTTCTACTGAACCGTGCTCCGACACTTCACAGAATGAGTATTCAGGCATTCTATCCGATTCTTGTTGAAGGTAAGGCCATTAAAATTCACCCGCTTGTTTGTTCAGCTTATAACGCTGACTTTGACGGTGACCAAATGGCTGTACACGTACCACTCAGCAAAAAAGCACGTCTGGAAACAGAACGGTTAATTCTGTCAACTCAAAACATCCTAACACCTGCAAGTGGCAAACCCCTTGCAAGTCCGTCTCAGGACATGGTACTTGGTCTTTATTACATGACCAAGGCGCGTAAAAATGTTATCGGAGAGGGACTGACATTTGCCAACATTGAAGAAGTTATTTATGCCTACCAGCACCAGCAGGTAAACATCCAGGCCCCAATCAAGCTTCGTTTGGAATCTGAAAAAATTGTTAGTACAACCGTTGGGCGTGTTTTAATTTATGAAGCACTTCCAAAAGGGTCTAATTTTGATTGGGTTAATAAAGCTGCTAAGAAAAAAGACTTGGTCAACTTGGTATCCATGCTTTACAGAACATTTGGAAAAGCCCCAACCGTTGATGCACTTGATAAAATTAAAACACTTGGTTTTTCCTATGCAACACTTGGTGGTATTTCACTCTCAATTGACAACTTGATGATTCCTGATGCCAAGGAAAAAATTGTAGCTCAGGCTAAAAAAGATGTTAAAAAGATTGAGGATCTCTATCTTGATGGTGCCATTACCAATGGTGAACGTAAAGACAAAGTTGTGCAAATTTGGTTTAGAGCAACAGAAGACGTTGCAAATGCGATGATTGCACTTCTTGAAGAAGAAGATAATACCGTTGCAGCAAATGAGCATAAGCAAAATACTCCATTTAATCCGGTTTTCCTCATGCTTGATTCCGGTGCACGTAGTACACGTCAACAAATACGTCAGCTAGCAGGTATGCGTGGACCAATGGCAAAACCGTCCGGTGAAATTATGGAAACGCCAGTTCTTGCTAACTTTAAAGAGGGACTAACCTCGCTGGAGTATTTCGTTTCTACCCACGGTGCTCGTAAGGGTCTTGCTGATACTGCATTGAAAACTGCCGACTCCGGTTATTTGACACGACGTCTTGTTGACGTTGCCCAAGATGTTGTTATCACACAAAAGGATTGCCAAACACTTGGCTACATTACTATCTCTGACTTGAAAGAGTCTGGCGATGTTATTGTTCCATTGATTGATCGTGCCTACGGTCGAGTTGCTGCCGAAGATGTCAAAGATCCAGTAAGCGGCAAACTTATTGCAAAACAAGATGAACTTTTTGATGATGCACTCATCGAAAAAATTAAAGACTCAGCAATTACTGAAATTGCTGTTCGTTCTGTGCTAACCTGCCAAGCGAAGCATGGTGTTTGCTCTAAGTGCTATGGTATGGACCTTTCAACACTTGAGCTTGTCGACACAGGGCTTGCAGTTGGTGTTATTGCAGCACAGTCGATCGGTGAACCTGGTACACAGCTTACCATGAGAACGTTCCACATTGGTGGTATCGCTAGTGGTGTTGCTTCACACAACTTACACAAAGCAGGCGCCAACGGTAAAGTGGTGTATAAAAACGTCTATGCCGTACAAAATCGACATGGAACACACACGGTTATGAACCGTAAGGCATCTCTTGTCGTTGCATCTGAGGATGGTCGTGAACTTGGCGAGTACAACCTTGAATACGGTTCGATTCTACTCGTCAAAGATGGAACAATCGTTACAAAAGGTGACAAGCTTGCCGAGTGGGAAGACTTCAAAGTAATTTTGACCGAAAAAGCCGGTAAGGTTGAGTTCGTAAACCTGATTGAAAACGTTACGTACCGCGAGCATTACGATGAAGCAGCGAAAAAATCAAGTAAGATCATTCTTGAAAAACGTGACGAAAAACGTCAGCCATGCATTGTTATACTGGATAACGAGGGTGGTGAAATTGCTCGCTACTACTTACCGACAGGTGCAGTGTTAACTGTCGCTGATGGTGACAAGGTGCATGGTGGTGACGTTCTTGCAAAACTAGAACTCGAAGAAAAGAAAACCAAAGACATTATTGGCGGTTTGCCACGTGTTGCTGAACTTTTTGAAGCGCGTATTCCAAGAGATCCTGCAATTCTGTCTGAAGTTGATGGCACTGTTAAATTTAGTGGTGTACACCGAGGCATGCGTCGAATCACTGTCACAACTGATGACAATGAGGTCATTGAATATAACATTCCTCGTAACAGACACCTTAACGTAGAAGATGGCGAACGTGTCAAAGTTGGTGACCAGCTATCATCCGGTGCACCGAACGTACACGACATCTTGCGCATTCTTGGGCCTGACGAAGTACAAAAGTACCTTGTCAAAGAAATTCAAGAAATTTACGCCCTGCAAGGTGTACACATTAATGACAAGCACATCGAATTGATTGTACGTCAAATGTTACGTAAGGTTCGTGTTATTGATCCAGGAGATACTAAATTTGTTGTTGGTGATCGTCTTGCCAAACTTAAACTTAAAACAATCAATCAGCTTATGATTAAAGATGGCAAGAAGCCTGCTACAACCAAGCCGCTTCTTATGGGTATTACTAAGGCATCATTGGGGACTGAGAGCTTCCTTTCGGCGGCTTCGTTCCAAGAGACAACACGTATTCTTTCTGAAACATCACTTACCGGTGGTGTCGATCATCTTTATGGCTTGAAAGAAAACGTCCTCCTTGGTAAGCTAATACCTGCAGGAACAGGTGTTTCTTCATTCAAATTAAAATATCTTGGTGAAGATATCTCTGAATTTGAACAAAAAGCTCGTGATGAAGAAAAACTTGAGATTAAGCTTGATAATATCTCGCTCAGCGATTCATCTCAACAAGGCACGGAGCAATAA